Genomic segment of Iocasia fonsfrigidae:
GATATTTTACCTGATTTAATAAAGCTAATTAAGGAGAGGATTTAATGTTTAAGAGGAACGGTTTAGCCAGCAAGTTATTTGGTTTATTAATTATTTTTTTTATTATAATTAATTTTATACCTGCTAATCAGATGATTATGGCACCAGGGATTGCCCAGGAATTGTCACCAATGGTTACTGTTGAGAATGGTTATAAAAATGAAAGCAGGGGGGCTTTTATGCTTACTGCTGTTTCAACCCAGCCGGCTTCCCTCTGGGATCTTATATATGTTTCATTAAAAAAACCCAGGGGTGTAGAAATAGAACCAATGGAGAGGCATATTCCACCTGGTATGGATATGAACGAATATCTTAAAATTATGAAAAGGTATATGGAAGACAGTAAGCTAAAATCCCAAGCTGCTGCTTTTAAAGAAGCAGGTTTTGATATTACAATTAAAAAGCATGGTGTGGTAGTTGAACAGGTGCTTGAAGATGGTTCAGCTAAAGGGAAATTGAAACAAGGAGATGTGATTATAGTTGTTGATGACAAGCCTATCAAGGATGACCAAGATACAGTTGATTTTATACGGGAACATCAGATAGGCGAAGATGTAGAAATAACTGTTGAACGAGATGGTAAAGAAATTGATTATACTATGAAAACAGTTGAAACAGAGTCTAATCCTGGTAAGGCTTCGATAGGTGTCATGATATTTACAAACTATTCTTATGATTTCCCAAGAAATGTTATATTTAAAACCGATAATATTGCTGGTTCTTCTGCTGGAGGGATGTTTGCCCTCGAAATATATAATCAGCTTCTGGAAGAGGATATTACCAAAGGACGGAGAATTGCAGGTACTGGGACAATTGACCTTGAGGGAAATATTGGTGTTATAGATGGTATTGTACAAAAGGTTATTGCTGCAGAAGAAAATAATGCTGAAATATTCTTTGTTCCAGTAGAGAATTATGAAACGGCAGAAAAAACCGCTACTAAAATGAAAGTAGTTTCTATTGAAACCATAGGTGATGCTATTAATTATTTACTTAATAATTAAATATTACCTTTACTTTACTTTTATCAGTGGTGTTGTAAAATCCCGATGACCTTTACGTTCTCTTTTATTTGGATATAATAGTGAATAAATATCACTGGCCATAAGATCATAACTAAGTGATTTTATTAGGGGGTCATTACTTTTAGTATTAATAGACCTTAAAAAGCGGGCAGGTTTTATTATTACAGGCAGTGAGGATTTACCAGTTAACTTTGAAAGTATTTTTTCACCCTGTTTATTTAACCCCAGTATCCGGAGATATTGGGGTCCTTTTTTGTCTAAAAACTCAAAATCTTTCTGTCTTATATCAAATAAAATATGTAGTAAATTGCGTTCTATCCTGGTTCTGGTAAAAGACCTGGTTTTAATATTTTCAATTAACTCTTCTAAATCACCTGCCTGGTGTGCGGCCTCATATATCCTGTTCTCAAGCCCGGTGTTTATTTCTGCAAATTCAATAAGGTCATC
This window contains:
- a CDS encoding YlbL family protein, giving the protein MFKRNGLASKLFGLLIIFFIIINFIPANQMIMAPGIAQELSPMVTVENGYKNESRGAFMLTAVSTQPASLWDLIYVSLKKPRGVEIEPMERHIPPGMDMNEYLKIMKRYMEDSKLKSQAAAFKEAGFDITIKKHGVVVEQVLEDGSAKGKLKQGDVIIVVDDKPIKDDQDTVDFIREHQIGEDVEITVERDGKEIDYTMKTVETESNPGKASIGVMIFTNYSYDFPRNVIFKTDNIAGSSAGGMFALEIYNQLLEEDITKGRRIAGTGTIDLEGNIGVIDGIVQKVIAAEENNAEIFFVPVENYETAEKTATKMKVVSIETIGDAINYLLNN